The following is a genomic window from Puniceicoccaceae bacterium.
AGTAGGACTGTCCAAATTCACAAAGCACCTGTTCGCCACGGTCAAGGGAAGTCAGCACCTGCTCACGCACATCCACAATGCAATCGACCAGGGAGTGTCCCGCCTGCCAGTAAACATCCAGCAAGCGTTCGAAGTTGAGCGAAAAGGGTTCTGCCCCCTTGAACTGATTGAAGTCAAACTCGTCGATCGGCAGTTTTTCCGCATCGATGGTTTCCTGATTTGCCCGCAACTCGGCAGCCGACAGGGTATCAAAAAAACGATCCCAGCTTTCTTCGTCGACCCCACAGACATGCTGGATCGTTGACAGGGCGCGCTGCACCCGACGACGCAGCTTTTCTGCATAGCGGTCCTTGCCATGTCGAAAGTCATCGAAGAAAATCTGCCACTGGTTGACCTCATCACTGAATGCTGGCGTGATGCCCCGGCCTGTTGAACCACGGGAAGCCTCCCGAAGCACCTCCGAGCGATAATACTCCCATGCGAGATCCAGCAACCGGTGGCAGAGATCGCTCACCTGCGTTCGCTCATCAATGAGCAAGCGGGGCAATACCGTATAACCATGTGTCTCAACCATGGTAATTTCCCACCAGATTTTGCGCGGATCAGCCACGACGCCTGCCCCGAGCACCAATCGCGGAATGCGGGTGTCCACGATGCCACAAGGCAACAGGTTGTGCTTGAGTCCTCCTGCGGTGTGACCCGAGTTTGCGCCCCCATTGACCTTGACCACCATGCCGACCACTCCGGATCGCTCGGTGATCTGGTCGACGATTTCGTAAACGACCCGACCTTTGCCTTCATCTCCGAACGAGATGCCGACATCGGCAATGATGGGACTCTGAAATGCTGTATTTGCCATAAACAATCAAACGGTTGTGCCGGAACATCTGGCTTCCGGCCTGGTCCTTTCCTGGATTTCTATAAACCGGCGCAGCTCACAGGATTGCCTCCGCCTCCATCTCCCTCGCCTGCGGAAATTGCTCCAGCATGCGTTCACACCGATCCACAAAGCCCTGCACCTGGGCATCCGCTGTTCCAACCTGTTCGTGGATGCGGGTCACAATCTGTTGAAGTTCCTCGATCCCGAGAGGGAACTCAGCCTCCTGGGCAAGACGCCGGAGTAACTGATTATCCAACTGGGCATGGCTACGCCGGTTTTCAATCTCATCAACGGCGTGTTTTTTGATGAGGTGGTGCGCGGTCTCCCGCCCAAGTCCTTTTTTCACAGCCTCCATCATCAGCGTTGTGGTCATCAGGAAGGGAGCAAACTGTTCAAGCTCCTGCTCAATCATGGCGGGATAAATCACCAACTGATCGAGAACGGCTCGCCAAGTATTGAGCATGTCATCCACCGCAAAAAAAGCATCTGGCAGCAACACCCTTCTCACCACTGAGCACGAAACATCGCCCTCGTGCCACTGATCCCCGGCAAGGTTGCCTGCCATCGTCAGGTACCCCGAAAGCAGGGTGCGAAATCCATGTATGCGCTCGCAGCTGCGGCTGTTCATCTTGTGCGGCATCGCAGACGAACCGGTCTGCCCTTTTGCAAACCCTTCGCTCGCCGTTTCATGCCCTGCCATCAAGCGCACCATGCGTGCAAAATTGGAGGGTCCGGCGCTCAACTGGTACAGGGCACTGACCAGTTCAAAATCCAGGCTGCGCGGGTAGACCTGACCAACGGCATCCCACTGGCGCGCAATACCGAGGTGTTCCCTCACGCGACCATCCAGCAACATCGCCTTGTTGGCGTCCCCTTCAAAGAGCGTCAGCTGGTCGGTTTGAGTTCCAACCGCGCCCTTGAGTCCCCGCACCGGATAAGTTTCGCGAAAATGCTGAAGCAGCTCGACGGCATGGATCAGTTCTTCCCCTGCCATGGCAAGTTTTTTCCCAAAAGTCGTAGGCTGGGCAGGCACGTTGTGGGACCGGCCCGTAATCACGACCCGACGATACCGGTCGCTCAGTTCAGCCAGCTTTTTTAAACAGGCAACGCTCTTGACCAAAATCCAGTCGAGCGAGCGGTAGACCTGAAGTTGCTCAACGTTCTCCGTCAGGTCCCGGCTGGTCATGCCCTTATGGATGTGCTCGTGCCCGGCAAGCGCACAGAACTCGTCAATGCGAGCTTTCACGTCATGCTTGGTGACCAATTCGCGATCCCGGATCGATTTGAGGTTGATCTGATCCAATACCGCTTCGTAAGCCGCTATGGCTTCTGCCGGGATCTCGATTCCCAGACCCCGTTGAGCTTTCATGATCGCCACCCAGAGGGTTCGTTCCAGTCGAACCTTGCCTTCTTCCGACCAAATCTCCCGCAGCGCCTCCGATGCATAGCGATCTGCCAATACGTTTTTTACTAGACTACCCATGAGCACAAATAACCCAGTCATTGAATTCCTGCACGCCGGAGTTGGCAATGCGAAACGTCGCCGAAAAGTCCGGTCGACTCAAACAGGCTAAGCGTGTCACGTTAATTCACCCGCGTCGCCTCAGCGGGTTGAATAAGGGCCGCTTTGCGCGCAGGGTAAAGGCAGGCAAGCAGCGAGGATGCTGTTAGAATCAGCACCACCGCAAAATACACCATCGGATCCACAAGGCCTGAGCGAGGAAAGACACTCTTGAGCGCGATACTGAGCGACATGCCCGCAAGGGAACCGAGCACCAGTCCCACCACCAGCTCCATCACTCCCTTTCGCAAGATCATCTGAAAGACTTCCCCTCCTGTCGCACCCAGGGCCTTTCGAATGCCAATTTCCTGAATGCGCTCCAGTATCGAAAACGTTGTGATTCCAAAAATACCAATGAAACTCAATAGCAGTGCAACCGCCGAAAACATGACAAACAAATCCGCAGCAAAGCGAAGTCCCGCAAATTCACTGCGAATCGAATCATAAGGGGTTTCCACAAAATACAGGGGGATTTCCGGATCAACCTCAGCAACACAGCGCTTGAGCAAAGGGACCAGCGAATAGGGATGATACCCCTGCTCCGGTCGGATCACCACGGTCAGGAAGCGATGCGGGATGCTGCGGTAGTGGAAGTGAACCCCTCCCCGACCCGACGTATCAAAAATCCCACCTCGCATGAAGGTGTGCTCCACAACGCCCACAATCTTGAAGCGTTCAACCCCTGCATTCGGACCCACATCCTGAACGATTTCGAGATAATTTCCCACCGCATTCCCTTCAGGGAAGTGGGCAGCTGCAAGCGGTTCCGTGATGACGACCTCCCGCAAACGCCCGGATACATCGGGATTCATGCGAAACATGCTGCCTTCCACCACTTTCACTCCCAGGGTTTCGAAGAAGTGATCGGAAATCCCCTCGCTGTAAACAGGGATGCCCTCGCCCAAATAACCTCCTTCCGCATCGGAAAACCGAATCTGGATATCCCAGTTTGTGTGGATGAGCTGCATGCGTGTCGTGATCGCCGCCGACGCAATTTCTCCCTGCGACTCCAATAGCGTGAGCAGTTTTTCCGCAAACTCTGCACGCGAATGAATTCCTTTAAATTTTCCCTCAAGTAATCCCATGCGCGCCGCCAAGACTGACTGAGGATCAAACCCCAGATCCACGTTTCGTATCACATGAAGTTGTTTGATCATCATGCCCGCCACGATGAGCAGTGCACAGGAAATCGAAATCTGCAGCACGACGAGGGTCTTGTTCGTCGCTCCGATACTGAGCGAAGTGCCTGTCCGGGAATCATCCTGCAACACCTGATTGATCGCAAGCCGCCGCATCCGCAGTACGGGCAGAGCTGCTGCCAGAACAGAGGCGGCCATGGTCACCAGCAGGATCATGCCAAGCAGTGAGGGGGTAAACTTCAGCTGATACCAGAAAGGAGCATCCATGGCGGTCAGTTGGGCGTTGCCCCAGTCCGTCGCCCACATGCAGTAGATCAGCCCCAGCAGTGCGCCCGCCAGTGTGATCAACAGACTTTCCACCCATACTTGTGATGCGATGTCGCGCTTGGACGCACCCAAGGCACAGCGAATCGCCATCTCTTTCATGCGAGTCGCCAACCCGGCAAGCAGAAGATTTGTCACGTTTGCACAGGCAATCAACAGGAC
Proteins encoded in this region:
- a CDS encoding FtsX-like permease family protein, giving the protein MIQFWYSLRFSMRMLAARPVMALLAIITMGIGIGVTTSQLMIFQGLMYPRLPLPEAERIAAVTTRDHGKTKHGMVHSHLIRYWQHHQKLFDSFFSYSEGTVNVFHQNRAIRYSGSWVDAGFFEALGVQPILGEGFQPGDDELEMQPKAVLGYDAWVHDFGSDPSIIGREILVNSESTMVVGVMPEGFKFPIDSNIWIPDRFYPGLLIGYDANPAAYVAVRTREGIPVEQAAQELNQLKQTFLSQVSADFRERFEASSEVALVPFVEAMTDTETRNILYLSSSVVLLVLLIACANVTNLLLAGLATRMKEMAIRCALGASKRDIASQVWVESLLITLAGALLGLIYCMWATDWGNAQLTAMDAPFWYQLKFTPSLLGMILLVTMAASVLAAALPVLRMRRLAINQVLQDDSRTGTSLSIGATNKTLVVLQISISCALLIVAGMMIKQLHVIRNVDLGFDPQSVLAARMGLLEGKFKGIHSRAEFAEKLLTLLESQGEIASAAITTRMQLIHTNWDIQIRFSDAEGGYLGEGIPVYSEGISDHFFETLGVKVVEGSMFRMNPDVSGRLREVVITEPLAAAHFPEGNAVGNYLEIVQDVGPNAGVERFKIVGVVEHTFMRGGIFDTSGRGGVHFHYRSIPHRFLTVVIRPEQGYHPYSLVPLLKRCVAEVDPEIPLYFVETPYDSIRSEFAGLRFAADLFVMFSAVALLLSFIGIFGITTFSILERIQEIGIRKALGATGGEVFQMILRKGVMELVVGLVLGSLAGMSLSIALKSVFPRSGLVDPMVYFAVVLILTASSLLACLYPARKAALIQPAEATRVN
- the purB gene encoding adenylosuccinate lyase — its product is MGSLVKNVLADRYASEALREIWSEEGKVRLERTLWVAIMKAQRGLGIEIPAEAIAAYEAVLDQINLKSIRDRELVTKHDVKARIDEFCALAGHEHIHKGMTSRDLTENVEQLQVYRSLDWILVKSVACLKKLAELSDRYRRVVITGRSHNVPAQPTTFGKKLAMAGEELIHAVELLQHFRETYPVRGLKGAVGTQTDQLTLFEGDANKAMLLDGRVREHLGIARQWDAVGQVYPRSLDFELVSALYQLSAGPSNFARMVRLMAGHETASEGFAKGQTGSSAMPHKMNSRSCERIHGFRTLLSGYLTMAGNLAGDQWHEGDVSCSVVRRVLLPDAFFAVDDMLNTWRAVLDQLVIYPAMIEQELEQFAPFLMTTTLMMEAVKKGLGRETAHHLIKKHAVDEIENRRSHAQLDNQLLRRLAQEAEFPLGIEELQQIVTRIHEQVGTADAQVQGFVDRCERMLEQFPQAREMEAEAIL
- a CDS encoding adenylosuccinate synthetase — translated: MANTAFQSPIIADVGISFGDEGKGRVVYEIVDQITERSGVVGMVVKVNGGANSGHTAGGLKHNLLPCGIVDTRIPRLVLGAGVVADPRKIWWEITMVETHGYTVLPRLLIDERTQVSDLCHRLLDLAWEYYRSEVLREASRGSTGRGITPAFSDEVNQWQIFFDDFRHGKDRYAEKLRRRVQRALSTIQHVCGVDEESWDRFFDTLSAAELRANQETIDAEKLPIDEFDFNQFKGAEPFSLNFERLLDVYWQAGHSLVDCIVDVREQVLTSLDRGEQVLCEFGQSYWLDKRHGFTPNVTASHTFSGELFQSVGIPVQPVHTVGVCKGYDTKVGTHVFLTEMEEGQPLTRRLKEMEFGTSTGRQRMVGWFDAVEKGSALRYGGYQDLVINKIDALTHGGDWQGKLKICVAYEDAQGKRFYRVPRNDALRQTLRPVYQEVDGWSEDLSAVRSFDALPLAAKRYVAHLLKTTYDCANDGNQVAIPLPNVRFIGVGPDQCQIISDVPESPELLRLIES